The following coding sequences are from one Xiphophorus couchianus chromosome 7, X_couchianus-1.0, whole genome shotgun sequence window:
- the lmln gene encoding leishmanolysin-like peptidase isoform X2: protein MERWLRVGGEPSVSRCLLGPVLVLSLLAVQASCHRTCTHTVPSGREVVHQVYLKPERLAKRSSPDDLQLKIKIVYDSSVDQLPADKRRLVKDKLFPQAIDYLQRAFSLRRRVGPVLLSRQCATNQYMRKRGDPHRYCQDACADVTRCGPVVVPQHHLQQCKVCSESGKSCGPAGPPDGPGVEGSDFVLYVSGITTERCGQENIVAYAAYCQLEAELDRPIAGYANLCPAMISSQPQEFEGMLSTVKHEIIHALGFSAGLFAFYHDDEGKPLTPRFASGLPAFNESLGLYQWSEAVIRRVSRLWDIRGGEMVRHHVHVLVTPRVVEEARRHFSCPILEGMELENQGGTGTELNHWEKRLLENEAMTGSHTQNRVFSRLTLAIMEDSGWYRANYSLAQRLDWGHGLGCDFVMKSCKFWMDRQRQRRHPVTPFCDTVRASPLQLTCRQDQLAVAVCNLQKYPQQLPLEYQYFDWIPDVAADQLSSFGGAVEIADFCPFSQEFSWHLSGEYQRNSYCRVSENQPDSWRNYGAEQYGLDSVCLYQKSAFVMEQCTRKMTYPDWGSGCYKVSCSSQGLTVYVQDRSFLCMRKGQQLSVSVRVNDWVYNGVLLCPACADFCDDCPLPHQLLPINASRSNPIDPCSSSPGLAITLWLLLLNLLPLMAGLLICHWS, encoded by the exons ATGGAGCGCTGGTTAAGAGTTGGTGGCGAGCCGTCCGTGTCCCGGTGTCTCCTCGGTCCTGTCCTCGTCCTCTCGCTCCTAGCGGTGCAAGCGAGCTGTCACAgaacctgcacacacacagtccCCTCCGGCCGTGAG GTTGTCCATCAAGTGTACTTGAAGCCTGAGCGCTTGGCAAAGAGAAGTTCTCCTGACGACCTGCAGCTAAAGATAAAGATCGTCTACGACAGCAGCGTTGACCA ACTTCCTGCTGACAAACGGAGACTGGTGAAG GACAAGCTGTTTCCTCAGGCCATCGACTACCTTCAGAGGGCGTTCAGCTTGAGACGCAGGGTGGGACCCGTGCTGCTCAGCAG ACAATGTGCAACCAACCAGTACATGCGGAAGAGAGGTGACCCTCATCGGTACTGCCAGGACGCCTGCGCAGACGTCACCCGGTGCGGTCCCGTCGTCGTACCACAGCACCACCTGCAG caatgTAAGGTTTGCAGTGAGTCTGGGAAGTCCTGTGGCCCAGCGGGGCCCCCGGACGGCCCCGGGGTGGAGGGCTCAGACTTTGTGCTGTACGTCAGCGGCATCACCACTGAGCGGTGCGGACAGGAGAACATAGTGGCCTACGCTGCCTACTGCCAGCTGGAAGCAGAGCTGGACCG gccCATTGCAGGTTATGCCAACCTGTGTCCAGCCATGATCTCCTCTCAGCCTCAGGAGTTTGAAGGAATGCTATCCACTGTCAAACACGAGATCATCCACGCTCTG GGGTTTTCGGCCGGTCTGTTCGCCTTCTACCACGACGACGAGGGCAAACCTCTGACCCCGCGCTTCGCCAGCGGCCTTCCCGCGTTCAACGAGAG CCTGGGCCTGTACCAGTGGAGCGAGGCGGTGATCAGGAGGGTCAGCCGACTGTGGGACATCAGAGGAGGAGAGATGGTGCGGCACCACGTTCACGTCCTGGTCACTCCTCGGGTCGTG GAGGAAGCCAGGAGGCACTTCAGCTGCCCCATCCTGGAGGGGATGGAGCTGGAGAACCAGGGCGGTACGGGAACCGAGCTCAACCACTGGGAGAAGCGGCTGCTGGAG AACGAGGCCATGACGGGCTCCCACACCCAGAACCGGGTGTTTTCCCGCCTCACGCTGGCTATCATGGAAGACAGCGGCTGGTACCGGGCCAACTACAGCCTGGCCCAGAGGCTGGACTGGGGCCACGGCCTCGGCTGCGACTTTGTTATGAAGAGCTGCAAGTTctggatggacagacagagacagag GCGGCACCCTGTGACCCCGTTCTGTGACACAGTGCGGGCCTCTCCTCTGCAGCTGACCTGCAGACAGGACCAGCTGGCAGTGGCTGTCTGCAACTTACAGAAATACCCCCAGCAGTTGCCCCTGGAATACCAA TATTTCGATTGGATCCCGGACGTGGCTGCAGATCAGCTGTCGTCCTTCGGGGGCGCTGTGGAGATCGCCGATTTCTGCCCCTTCAGCCAGGAGTTCAGCTGGCACCTCAGTGGAGAATATCAACGAAACTCGTACTGCAGAGTATCGGAGAACCAGCCAG actCATGGAGGAATTATGGAGCGGAGCAGTACGGCCTGGACTCTGTGTGTCTGTACCAGAAGTCGGCCTTCGTCATGGAGCAGTGCACCAGGAAGATGACGTATCCAGACTGGGGCTCTGGATGCTACAAG GTTTCGTGCTCGTCTCAGGGCCTGACGGTGTACGTTCAGGACCGCTCCTTCCTGTGCATGAGGAAAGGTCAGCAGCTGAGCGTCAGCGTCCGGGTCAACGACTGGGTTTACAACGGGGTCCTTCTCTGCCCCGCCTGCGCCGACTTCTGTGACGACTGCCCCCTGCCCCACCAGCTCCTGCCCATCAACGCCTCCAGGAGCAATCCCATCG ATCCCTGCTCCAGTTCTCCAGGTCTGGCCATCACTCTCTGGCTGCTTCTGCTCAACCTGCTCCCTTTAATGGCTGGACTGCTGATCTGTCACTGGAGctga
- the lmln gene encoding leishmanolysin-like peptidase isoform X1, with the protein MERWLRVGGEPSVSRCLLGPVLVLSLLAVQASCHRTCTHTVPSGREVVHQVYLKPERLAKRSSPDDLQLKIKIVYDSSVDQLPADKRRLVKDKLFPQAIDYLQRAFSLRRRVGPVLLSRQCATNQYMRKRGDPHRYCQDACADVTRCGPVVVPQHHLQQCKVCSESGKSCGPAGPPDGPGVEGSDFVLYVSGITTERCGQENIVAYAAYCQLEAELDRPIAGYANLCPAMISSQPQEFEGMLSTVKHEIIHALGFSAGLFAFYHDDEGKPLTPRFASGLPAFNESLGLYQWSEAVIRRVSRLWDIRGGEMVRHHVHVLVTPRVVEEARRHFSCPILEGMELENQGGTGTELNHWEKRLLEVRTFSPTPLRFTKRQTNPTCSFLLVIPHDSLQNEAMTGSHTQNRVFSRLTLAIMEDSGWYRANYSLAQRLDWGHGLGCDFVMKSCKFWMDRQRQRRHPVTPFCDTVRASPLQLTCRQDQLAVAVCNLQKYPQQLPLEYQYFDWIPDVAADQLSSFGGAVEIADFCPFSQEFSWHLSGEYQRNSYCRVSENQPDSWRNYGAEQYGLDSVCLYQKSAFVMEQCTRKMTYPDWGSGCYKVSCSSQGLTVYVQDRSFLCMRKGQQLSVSVRVNDWVYNGVLLCPACADFCDDCPLPHQLLPINASRSNPIDPCSSSPGLAITLWLLLLNLLPLMAGLLICHWS; encoded by the exons ATGGAGCGCTGGTTAAGAGTTGGTGGCGAGCCGTCCGTGTCCCGGTGTCTCCTCGGTCCTGTCCTCGTCCTCTCGCTCCTAGCGGTGCAAGCGAGCTGTCACAgaacctgcacacacacagtccCCTCCGGCCGTGAG GTTGTCCATCAAGTGTACTTGAAGCCTGAGCGCTTGGCAAAGAGAAGTTCTCCTGACGACCTGCAGCTAAAGATAAAGATCGTCTACGACAGCAGCGTTGACCA ACTTCCTGCTGACAAACGGAGACTGGTGAAG GACAAGCTGTTTCCTCAGGCCATCGACTACCTTCAGAGGGCGTTCAGCTTGAGACGCAGGGTGGGACCCGTGCTGCTCAGCAG ACAATGTGCAACCAACCAGTACATGCGGAAGAGAGGTGACCCTCATCGGTACTGCCAGGACGCCTGCGCAGACGTCACCCGGTGCGGTCCCGTCGTCGTACCACAGCACCACCTGCAG caatgTAAGGTTTGCAGTGAGTCTGGGAAGTCCTGTGGCCCAGCGGGGCCCCCGGACGGCCCCGGGGTGGAGGGCTCAGACTTTGTGCTGTACGTCAGCGGCATCACCACTGAGCGGTGCGGACAGGAGAACATAGTGGCCTACGCTGCCTACTGCCAGCTGGAAGCAGAGCTGGACCG gccCATTGCAGGTTATGCCAACCTGTGTCCAGCCATGATCTCCTCTCAGCCTCAGGAGTTTGAAGGAATGCTATCCACTGTCAAACACGAGATCATCCACGCTCTG GGGTTTTCGGCCGGTCTGTTCGCCTTCTACCACGACGACGAGGGCAAACCTCTGACCCCGCGCTTCGCCAGCGGCCTTCCCGCGTTCAACGAGAG CCTGGGCCTGTACCAGTGGAGCGAGGCGGTGATCAGGAGGGTCAGCCGACTGTGGGACATCAGAGGAGGAGAGATGGTGCGGCACCACGTTCACGTCCTGGTCACTCCTCGGGTCGTG GAGGAAGCCAGGAGGCACTTCAGCTGCCCCATCCTGGAGGGGATGGAGCTGGAGAACCAGGGCGGTACGGGAACCGAGCTCAACCACTGGGAGAAGCGGCTGCTGGAGGTCCGCACCTTCTCCCCCACCCCGCTACGTTTTACAAAACGCCAAACAAACCCAACTTGTTCTTTCCTCCTCGTGATTCCGCACGACTCTCTCCAGAACGAGGCCATGACGGGCTCCCACACCCAGAACCGGGTGTTTTCCCGCCTCACGCTGGCTATCATGGAAGACAGCGGCTGGTACCGGGCCAACTACAGCCTGGCCCAGAGGCTGGACTGGGGCCACGGCCTCGGCTGCGACTTTGTTATGAAGAGCTGCAAGTTctggatggacagacagagacagag GCGGCACCCTGTGACCCCGTTCTGTGACACAGTGCGGGCCTCTCCTCTGCAGCTGACCTGCAGACAGGACCAGCTGGCAGTGGCTGTCTGCAACTTACAGAAATACCCCCAGCAGTTGCCCCTGGAATACCAA TATTTCGATTGGATCCCGGACGTGGCTGCAGATCAGCTGTCGTCCTTCGGGGGCGCTGTGGAGATCGCCGATTTCTGCCCCTTCAGCCAGGAGTTCAGCTGGCACCTCAGTGGAGAATATCAACGAAACTCGTACTGCAGAGTATCGGAGAACCAGCCAG actCATGGAGGAATTATGGAGCGGAGCAGTACGGCCTGGACTCTGTGTGTCTGTACCAGAAGTCGGCCTTCGTCATGGAGCAGTGCACCAGGAAGATGACGTATCCAGACTGGGGCTCTGGATGCTACAAG GTTTCGTGCTCGTCTCAGGGCCTGACGGTGTACGTTCAGGACCGCTCCTTCCTGTGCATGAGGAAAGGTCAGCAGCTGAGCGTCAGCGTCCGGGTCAACGACTGGGTTTACAACGGGGTCCTTCTCTGCCCCGCCTGCGCCGACTTCTGTGACGACTGCCCCCTGCCCCACCAGCTCCTGCCCATCAACGCCTCCAGGAGCAATCCCATCG ATCCCTGCTCCAGTTCTCCAGGTCTGGCCATCACTCTCTGGCTGCTTCTGCTCAACCTGCTCCCTTTAATGGCTGGACTGCTGATCTGTCACTGGAGctga
- the LOC114147727 gene encoding alpha-aspartyl dipeptidase yields the protein MKRRLLLVSNSTLHGSGYLDHCQQHISGFFGKNVARVLFVPYALHDRDAYTTTARNKFRSLGYEVDGIHEAADPVEAVRKAEGIFIGGGNTFRLLKSLYDNNVVTEIRKRVLEDGVPYMGSSAGTNVATISISTTNDMPIVFPPTFDAIGLVPFNINPHYLDPDPNSRHMGETREQRITQYHEEPNTPSVLGLREGSLLLVEGDKATLLGTTKARLFTSGKPSAEFDPGSDLSFLLTDAQ from the exons ATGAAGCGGAGACTCCTGCTGGTGTCCAACTCCACGCTGCACGGCAGCGGCTACCTGGACCACTGCCAGCAGCACATCTCCGGCTTCTTTGGAAA GAATGTGGCCAGAGTGCTGTTTGTTCCCTACGCCCTCCATGACAGAGATGCCTACACAACAACTGCCAGGAACAAGTTCAGATCCTTAG GTTATGAGGTCGACGGCATCCACGAGGCTGCAGACCCCGTCGAAGCCGTCCGGAAGGCAGAAGGCATTTTTATTG GAGGAGGCAACACTTTCCGGCTGCTGAAGAGCCTTTACGACAACAACGTGGTGACGGAGATCAGGAAGAGAGTCCTGGAG GACGGCGTCCCGTACATGGGCTCCAGCGCCGGAACCAACGTGGCGACCATCAGCATCAGCACCACCAATGACATGCCCATCGTTTTCCCGCCGACCTTCGATGCCATCGGCCTGGTCCCCTTCAACATCAACCCGCACTACCTGGACCCCGACCCCAACAGCCGCCACATGGGG GAGACCAGGGAGCAGAGGATAACCCAGTACCATGAAGAACCCAACACTCCGAGTGTCCTG GGACTGAGGGAAGGCTCCCTGCTGCTGGTAGAAGGAGACAAAGCCACGCTGCTGGGAACGACAAAGGCCCGGCTCTTCACCAG TGGGAAGCCCTCGGCGGAGTTCGATCCCGGCAGCGACCTCAGCTTCCTGCTGACGGACGCGCAGTGA